From Salvelinus sp. IW2-2015 linkage group LG18, ASM291031v2, whole genome shotgun sequence, a single genomic window includes:
- the LOC111978517 gene encoding very long chain fatty acid elongase 6-like isoform X1, with protein sequence MNETENIPLAEYDFERKFDEKGALEWMQENWSKSFMFCGLYAAIIFGGQHFMRERPKLNLRRPLVLWSLSLAIFSIIGAVRTGWYMFHVLNKSGFKQSVCDTSFYSAPVSKFWAYAFVLSKAPELGDTVFIVLRKQRLIFLHWYHHITVLVYSWYSYKDQVAGGGWFMTMNYLVHSFMYTYYAARAAGYRVPRPCAMVITATQIMQMMMGLAVLGLVYHWMHEVRCPSYMPNIAWGSLMYLSYLVLFASFFYKSYLKGAAYKVGKGSKAE encoded by the exons ATGAACGAGACAGAGAACATCCCACTTGCAGAATACGATTTCGAAAGAAAATTCGATGAAAAGGGGGCTCTCGAATGGATGCAAGAAAACTG gagcAAGTCCTTTATGTTCTGTGGGCTATATGCTGCGATCATATTCGGGGGCCAACACTTCATGAGAGAGAGGCCCAAGCTAAACCTACGTCGACCCCTCGTCCTCTGGTCACTCAGTCTGGCCATCTTCAG TATCATCGGAGCGGTCAGAACCGGTTGGTACATGTTCCATGTCCTCAACAAAAGCGGTTTTAAGCAGTCGGTGTGTGACACCAGCTTCTACAGCGCCCCTGTCAGCAAGTTCTGGGCCTACGCCTTCGTCCTGAGCAAGGCCCCAGAGCTGG gtGACACGGTGTTCATCGTGCTCCGTAAGCAGCGCCTCATCTTCCTCCATTGGTACCACCACATCACAGTGCTGGTCTACTCCTGGTACTCCTACAAGGACCAGGTGGCAGGTGGCGGCTGGTTCATGACCATGAACTACCTGGTCCACTCCTTCATGTACACCTACTACGCTGCCCGGGCTGCGGGCTACCGGGTGCCGCGACCCTGCGCCATGGTCATCACGGCCACCCAGATCATGCAGATGATGATGGGGCTTGCTGTCTTAGGCTTGGTTTACCACTGGATGCACGAAGTGCGCTGTCCCTCCTACATGCCCAACATCGCCTGGGGCTCGCTCATGTACCTCAGCTACCTGGTCCTGTTTGCCTCGTTCTTCTACAAGTCCTACCTCAAGGGCGCCGCTTACAAGGTTGGCAAGGGATCCAAGGCCGAGTAG
- the LOC111978517 gene encoding very long chain fatty acid elongase 6-like isoform X2, with amino-acid sequence MFCGLYAAIIFGGQHFMRERPKLNLRRPLVLWSLSLAIFSIIGAVRTGWYMFHVLNKSGFKQSVCDTSFYSAPVSKFWAYAFVLSKAPELGDTVFIVLRKQRLIFLHWYHHITVLVYSWYSYKDQVAGGGWFMTMNYLVHSFMYTYYAARAAGYRVPRPCAMVITATQIMQMMMGLAVLGLVYHWMHEVRCPSYMPNIAWGSLMYLSYLVLFASFFYKSYLKGAAYKVGKGSKAE; translated from the exons ATGTTCTGTGGGCTATATGCTGCGATCATATTCGGGGGCCAACACTTCATGAGAGAGAGGCCCAAGCTAAACCTACGTCGACCCCTCGTCCTCTGGTCACTCAGTCTGGCCATCTTCAG TATCATCGGAGCGGTCAGAACCGGTTGGTACATGTTCCATGTCCTCAACAAAAGCGGTTTTAAGCAGTCGGTGTGTGACACCAGCTTCTACAGCGCCCCTGTCAGCAAGTTCTGGGCCTACGCCTTCGTCCTGAGCAAGGCCCCAGAGCTGG gtGACACGGTGTTCATCGTGCTCCGTAAGCAGCGCCTCATCTTCCTCCATTGGTACCACCACATCACAGTGCTGGTCTACTCCTGGTACTCCTACAAGGACCAGGTGGCAGGTGGCGGCTGGTTCATGACCATGAACTACCTGGTCCACTCCTTCATGTACACCTACTACGCTGCCCGGGCTGCGGGCTACCGGGTGCCGCGACCCTGCGCCATGGTCATCACGGCCACCCAGATCATGCAGATGATGATGGGGCTTGCTGTCTTAGGCTTGGTTTACCACTGGATGCACGAAGTGCGCTGTCCCTCCTACATGCCCAACATCGCCTGGGGCTCGCTCATGTACCTCAGCTACCTGGTCCTGTTTGCCTCGTTCTTCTACAAGTCCTACCTCAAGGGCGCCGCTTACAAGGTTGGCAAGGGATCCAAGGCCGAGTAG